A stretch of DNA from Phycisphaerae bacterium:
TCATTCAGGCTGAGGCCGAGGCCGTTGTCGGGTTCTCGGGGCAGACGTCGAAACATAGCGACGGAATCACGGAGAGCGGCCTCTGCTTCCTCGTAGGCGCCTTTCCCTCGCAGGGCCTCGCCGATGCCGTAAAGGATTTGCGCGGTCGGCGTGCTATCACCGGGTGATTGCCGCTGGGCGAGTTCAAGGGCTGGGCGATTCGTCGCCTCGCAGTCGGCGTAAAGCCCAAGGTCGAAATACGTCTTCCCGATGGTTTGGCGAAGCGCGATCTCCACGTCCGGTTGCGCGGCAAACGACCCTTCGTCGATCTTACGCCTCGCTGCGTCCAGAGCCTGCTTCACGGTCATGTCCGGACTTCGGGCGACGGCCGGGTCGGCCGAGGCCAGCATCTCCGTCAAGAAATTGTTGATCGCCTGGGCCTTGGCGGCCTCAGCGGTCTCGCGCTGTCCGGCGGCGACGGCTTCATCACGCTGAAATGCCGCCCGTCGCCAAAGCCAGAGAGAGAGTACGGTCGCCACGGCGAGCAGCAATAAAAAGGCGGTTGCCGCGGCAACAGTCGTCCGGTGGCGATGTAATGTCTTGCGAATCACATAGACCGTCGAATCGCGCCTTGCCTCGATCGGCTCCTGGCCCAGATAGTGCCTTACGTCACGGGCCAACTCGCCGACGGATTGGTAGCGGCGCGGGGGGTCCTTAGCGAGACACCTGAGAACAATGGTCTCCAGATCGTCGTCGACTTCCGGCGCGATGCTGCGCGGGCGGACCGGCTCGGCGCCGCGTATCGCCGCCAGCGCCTGCTCCAGGCCGCCCACCGTCGAATAAGGCAGGCGATCGGTCAGCAGTTGGTAGAGGATGACGCCCAAAGAATACACGTCGCTGCGAATATCCACTTCACCATGCAGCCCCCGGGCCTGTTCCGGCGAGGCCCAGGGGAGCGAGCCGATGAACTGGCCAGTCTGCGTGGCGCCGTGAACGGAGTCCATGTCGATTTCGGACAGCTTGGCCAGACCGAAATCGAGAATCCGCGGCTCGCCCGCCGCATCCACGAGGATGTTCCCCGGCTTCAAGTCCCGGTGAATCACGCCGCGCAAGTGGGCGGCCGTGACGGCATCGCACACCTCCGCGAACAAAAGCAGCCGCGCTTTCAGGTCAAGACCGTGCTCGCGCGCGTAGCGGTCCAGCGGGCGGCCCTCAATGAAGTCCATGACGAGATAGTGGCTGCCGGACGCGCTGCCTCGATCGAGAATCCCGATGATGTTGCGATGCTGAAGTTGGGCGAGGATGCTCACTTCCCGCTCGAAGCGGAGCCGATCGGTCTCGCCGGCAAAGGGCCCTTCCCGCAGGACCTTTACCGCGACCGTTCGCCGCGTGGATTCCTGCACGGCCTCATAGACGACGCCCTGCCCGCCGCGATGGACCTCACGAAGTATTTCGTATCCCGGCAGCGCCGGCCGAGATCCTTGCCTGGACACGCGGCCCAATGGCTCGGCGTTCGACGACCCGCCGGTAGGAATACCCTGGTGGACGGCCTGCTCGAATTGCCGGCGCGCCGCGGCGATCAAGTCCTGATGTCGGCGGTCCGCACCGATGGTGTCGAACAAGTCAGACCTCCTGCGATGGCGCGGCTTCTTCCGCGCTCTATTTGAGATGCGACAAACGGGGCGATTCCTTCACGCGCTGGATCCGAACCAGGCCGAGGCGGTTCCCAACAACTCGCCCAGTCGCTCGTGGGCCCGGGCCCGAAGCATGTGCACCGCCCCAGTTGAACGGCTCATCGTCGCTGAAACTTCCGCGATGGTCTTGCCTTCCAGGTCGTAGAGCCTCACCGTAGCGGCATAATCGGGCGGCAATCGGTCAATCGCCGCTTGTAGCAGTTGCTGGATGTCATTTCGGGCCGCCAAGCGGCTGGGCGTGGTGGTCGTCGCCGCAATCTGCTCGTAAAGCCCGACGAAGGAATCGGACGAATCCC
This window harbors:
- a CDS encoding serine/threonine-protein kinase yields the protein MFDTIGADRRHQDLIAAARRQFEQAVHQGIPTGGSSNAEPLGRVSRQGSRPALPGYEILREVHRGGQGVVYEAVQESTRRTVAVKVLREGPFAGETDRLRFEREVSILAQLQHRNIIGILDRGSASGSHYLVMDFIEGRPLDRYAREHGLDLKARLLLFAEVCDAVTAAHLRGVIHRDLKPGNILVDAAGEPRILDFGLAKLSEIDMDSVHGATQTGQFIGSLPWASPEQARGLHGEVDIRSDVYSLGVILYQLLTDRLPYSTVGGLEQALAAIRGAEPVRPRSIAPEVDDDLETIVLRCLAKDPPRRYQSVGELARDVRHYLGQEPIEARRDSTVYVIRKTLHRHRTTVAAATAFLLLLAVATVLSLWLWRRAAFQRDEAVAAGQRETAEAAKAQAINNFLTEMLASADPAVARSPDMTVKQALDAARRKIDEGSFAAQPDVEIALRQTIGKTYFDLGLYADCEATNRPALELAQRQSPGDSTPTAQILYGIGEALRGKGAYEEAEAALRDSVAMFRRLPREPDNGLGLSLNELAILRKIRGDREEAESLYREAADVARQDTGEESEEYFAALNNIAVVLAEKGELDEAEAINLRVLETRRRVLGPDHPAVAFSLNSLASLYLQRGDHEKAEPFFRETMALRVRVLGDEHPDTATSINNLGVFLDARGSHDEAIELHRQALALRRKLLGPDHADVAASLNNTAKALTHKKDYDAAEPLYREALTLLRRNFGDVHPYIAQGLGNLAELFEAKGDQESAEAILREMLEVARKLHGDRHPDVAKAQGRIGLCLLRQKKYTEAEPIIRSCLGLREELLKPDDWLIAYARSMLGEALAAQQNYTEAEPLLTESYVALEKNPQTPKVRLMDALPRLIRLYEAWDAAEPNTGKAEKAAEWRGRLEAAPPAPTQ